TTATAAGAAGTAGTTAAAGATTATTAACCATCCGTCACTAGTGTTCATTTTCAGGTTAGAGTGAAACCTGgaacacccccccacacacttgacagcatatatatatataacatccTCCTCCAACGTGTTACAGACGAGGACGAGAACATTAATTTAGGACCTGAAAACTCTTATCTGGGCCAAAAAATGATGTCACGCTGGAGAGGAGTAATGGGATCAGCATTTCTCTCCACAGAGTTCAAAGCAACCTCAGTCTAACACCGAGCTGGAAGGTAGAGCAGCTGCACACtttcatgcttttattctttCTACTGCTGCAAACGTTTCATCTCACAACTTCAGGCCCATGAGGAAATATGACTCAACATTTCTGTAAAGGGGAAACACATCTGTCTTAATGAACTATATGGATCTACATGAATGTTTATACAGTGTTAGTGTTGTTGGGGGTTTGTTCCTCACTACCTGACTCCTCTCAGCTTCAGCTGCGGCCTGGTGGGCGGCGCCGCGTCCAGGGTGGATCGTGGACTTGAGCTTCTCCAGAACCGAACgcccctccttcttctctgattggctggaggtTAATGGCTTCACTGGGTGGGGTCTGCATTGGGAAGAGGTCAGCACTCACTCGTCTACACGGGTATATTGAATGTATGAAGAACAGATTCTAAAGGACTCATCATTCATGGACAAATGATGGCAGgttattgtttgatttcattttattctgcAGTTTTTCCTGAAAAAAGCTGAACATATTAAGACAAATCTGATTGTGAAGGAGTCCACAGAACTGGAGGAGACAGTTAAACACCATCTTCTGCTCTTTGAGAGGAAACACGAAGCTGAATCGCTGAATTTGCTATAAAATCCAACTGCACTCACTTGTGGTAAAATCATCTTTGGGAGACACAGGGAACAtttagaaatggaaaatgaGAGTAAAACTAGAATTTTATTTAAAGCTACTTTGTGATTACATCAGAAGAAATACTGTGGATAActattgtgttttgtttttgatatcATCTAAAAAGGAGGTGATTTTATCAATCCTTCTGCAAAAGCATCTTTCTTTTCCAATTATTAGGTTTTATCTTCTGTATTTGTTGTAAATATCGTAAAATCGTGAATCATTCTCCTTTGTCCTCGACTCATTCTTGTGTAAATATCATGGACAGGTTTCACTTTGTATTATCCTTATTTGCTAGGGGTCTAAAATTACACACTAACTTAGACTAATTAATGTAGGTCTCTTAATTTTAATTAACAGGTTTGTAGTGTTGTGACAAAGCAGCTTTTACCATTGAAGAATTACATCTGAATTAAAGTCATGTCcacacttttctctcctcttgagAGACTCACTGGACATGATCTTATATTAAAATACTACTGTGTGTCTACAAAGCTCATTCATTATATCATTGATCCCATTTTCTGCCCCAGGTCCCTTATGTCTTCTTCACAACTTCTTTCAATCCTGTCCCAAATTAAGTCTTTTTCTACAATCAACAGTTTGAAATCTGATTTAAAATCCTACCTTTTAAATCTTCCTTTTAATTCAGCCTGTTTCAGTTGTATGACTCtgctaatctctctctctcttctttcttgtGTGTATCttattgtttctttctcttttatccATTTACTTgcattgtttttccttcacaAAGCAGCTCAACTCCTGTTGTTTTCGatgtgctacataaataaataaaactgacatgACTATTATCCGGATATGAATGTTTAGCGCTCGTTAGCAGGTGGATGAGTAGCAGTGAACGTAGCCAAGTCCAAGCGGAACAACATGGAAGAACTTACAGCAGCCAACAAGAAACTGAATCGTGAGATGAAAAACGTAAATGTGAAGCGAAGCTGAGAGCAGTGCACAGCAGTTATCATCCAACCAACGTTTGGATGAACAAGCAGAACTCATAGATACATAAATGCATTTAACAGCAAACAAGCCAGGCCAAGTCTGAACatagcaacaaaataaaatgactgtACGTGTAGAAATCATGTCTCTAATATTCCAAGTTACTAAAGCTACAAGTCACTGAACACCCAAGTAGGATTCTCACCTGCTCTCCTGACGGGGCAGGTTGTTAGCTGGCTGTGTCTCCTCAGGGAAAAGTGAGTGGCGTGCATCGACCAGGGGCGGGTCAGTGGCGAAGGTGgtagagaaggaggaagaggtggtggaggtgtaGGGGGCCACAACCAGCGTAGTGCTGGCTCCAGCACCGGGCCCCATGCTTGAGAGATGTATGGGGGGGCAAcagagaggggtggggtggaGCTTAGCCTGTGTGTCATTGGCGGTGGTGGTGGCGTTGGACAGGGACGGTGCAAAGGGGATGGAGTAAGGAGAGGGATCAGGCTTAGTAGGGGATCTTGAGCTTGGTGCTACTTTAGCGTGGAGGTCTTCGAAACTGACCTCAGAGGGAATACCTGTGACACAGTACTTGGTGAGGAGGGACATTTTGTTGACTTTTGATGTTTTCGGCCGACCGGTGCTATTTACTGGCAAATCTGTGGAAGATTTACTGGGCTGATACAACAATTGTCCGTTACCGACTTGTGAGATGTTTTGAACGAGAGACAACAACTGTTCAAACTCTCTGTCTCCACTTTGGCTTTGGCTGCTcgggctgctgcagctgctctgtcgGGACAAACCTTTGGGTCTAAAACGTGCGCTGACCACTCCGGAAAACACCTCGGTCTGCTGATGTGAGGCCAGCTGAGCTTCTGGGTTACCATTATCATCAATGTCCTTCTGAGTCTTCTGAGAATTACcgttgtttcttgttttatcgTCTCTGAATTCAACGTGAAGATCGGATGATGTTTGATTTTGCGACGACAGCGCAGCGATCTCTCCGCTGTCGTTTGCCCTGGACTGATCACGTGGTAACAAGTTGTTCAGCTCCCAGTGGCAGTCCTGGAGAGCTGGAGACACTTTGCACCGTTTACTGGAAGCGTTTATTTCAAACGAAGAGTTCATCTCAGGTATGTAGGTGTCCTTTAAAGTGAATAAATCCTCAGGTGCCGTCTCCGCGTGGTAAACAGTCAGTGAATCTTCTGTCTGTTGTGGGGAAATGGCTCCTAAACTACTGACGCCTTTGAGAGTATCGACCGCCTCTGATTGAGAGGAGCCGTCAGAGTCAATAAAAGTGAAGTCTAAGTTGTTCACATTCATGTTCAGGTCTCCTGACAAGAAAGACACGTTATTGTTGGTGCAAGTGGTATCGTTTGTTTTAGACTCTGCTACCGCCTCTACCGGAGCAGAGGGACCATCCATCTTCACGTCTGGGCCTGGGGAAGTCGTAGTTGGCAAGTTCATGACGTCTTTCACAGAGATTTCACTGTCAAGAAGCATTTCAGGTGCAGAGATCTTAAACGTGATGTTAGTCCCATCACTTTCCTCAGCGTTCAATGGCAAACGATGATTGTTCGCTGTGAGTTTTCCGTAGTTTCCTCTGCACATGCGTCCGTACAGATCTTGCTCGAACAGCATCCCTCCCCAGCAGTCAGCGTCGTATTCCAAAGGCTCGTATTTGAactttttctgcttctcttcgGGGACTAATCCCGGTGACGTGGCGTCTGCTCGCTGCTCGGAGGGAACGCTGGGGGAGTCGGAGGTCTCGCTGCTCGTCTGAGGGTCCGGAGATGAACCGTTTCTTTTGCACTCGGCCTCTCGTCCATGTTGTAGCGAGGCCACGCCGGTCTGTGAGAGGAGGTAGGCCTCTTTGTGGACGGCCAGCTCCTGACCTCTGTGCAGCCAGCCGTCAGAGTAAATCTCACTGAGTGTAGTTCTTAACAACCTCCTCGGAGGCAAAGGCGGAGGCTGCTCTTCACACGTCTGCAGCCCTTGTGCATGATTATTAACTGCATAGCTACATGTATCAAATGACGGGCTGGTTCTCAGCCGTTTCTGAGGAACACTTCCTGTAGGCGAGTTCAGCCTGCTCGAGGCAAGAGCATCAAAAAAGTCATCCCACTCTCCTGCGCTCTCGGACATGGAGCGAGAGGCGTGGTTATGGGAGTTCGGTGTGGCTGCTTTGGGTAACAACGCAGGGAGAGATATCTGTCTGCCCACCGGCCGGGGTCGCTCCCGCCTTATGGAAGCCATCTTTGTAGCATGAGCATCGTGAGCGGGGCTGGGTGCGCAGGGCAGAGTGGTGTAATGGAAGGGGGACAAGCCGGAGGAGGGGGAGCAAGGTGCAAGAGGAGGGGACGTCTGCGACTCCTCGGCTAGGAGCTCCTCAAAGAAGGGGTTGCGCTGCATTTGGGGGAGGAAAGGGTTGGAGGGGGAGATGGGAGCcgaggagggtgaggtggagGGAGTGAGCGGGCGAGACTGAGTGCGGTCGTCGGGTGAGATGTGACCAGAGGGGGAGGAGTACTGAGGGGGagcgggggagagaggagggaggggagggggtacGTCTGAGCTGCTTTCTACCTTAGGAGAAACTTCCAGCCTGTGAAGGAAAATAGTCCTCTTAGTTAATGATGTGCCACGTGACCACACGGCGAATATCTTACACAAAACACTCACCACCACCAAAACACTGGCTCATATCCCGCAGCAAAGAGTTTAGCTCGACTATGTTTAGCCACTAAAGATCTGCAGATATTAAATTAGCCAAATGATAGAATCATGGAAACAGTAatgcaaattaaatcaaaaaaagcaAAGCACATCTGCAAAATGATCaggcaaaaaaggaaaataaataatgcatcGTAGCCATTCAAAGATCATCTGCCTCGGCAGTTGTTCTGTTGATCGGGTGAGCTCATATTGACAGGAAATGATTTTGTTGGCGTCATTTTCCAGGAGCAGTTTTCTAAACCACAGTGATGCTGCATCTTTtcatctggaaacacacaccatAGAGAAATGGAGATGCTGCAGCGCTGCTGGTGGAAAATATAGTATGAGGTGATGATACAGCATGGTCCTAAAAACTATGAAATCAATTTTCAGAtgagcaaagaggagagaaaacgcAGAACTCAGGACACCCAACTGAACACAGGCCTGCCGTGAGCCTGCTGTTGTTCCTGGATACGAGCTACATTCATCAGACACTGTGGCGCCTGTAAACAACTCACCTCGGCTTGTTCTGGGAGTCGCCGGAGCCAAACCAGCCTCTGAGCCTCCCCTCCGATGATGAAGCAGCCTGGTTCAGGTCCGACTTGGCGGGAAGAGACTCACTCCTCCCTCCAGAGAACAACGTCTTCCTCAGCTTCCTCCCTTTTTCAGGTGAACTGGACGCAGAGGAGACGGTCGGCGCTGCCGCCTGCGTGGTGCGACCGTCTGACTGAGCTGGCTGAGTTGGAGGAAACGACGCCCGagcttccttttcttcctctttcctcgtCTTGTCGAATGACCAGCGGCGGCCCTCGGCAAAGGAGCCTTTGTCCTCGCTCCTCTTGGTGAGGTTCTGCAGGGAGCGAGACAGCGGGGAGcacttctcctgcagcaccAGCTTGGACGGCAGCGCTCCCGAGCTCTTTGGAGTCGATGGCTCGGAGTCGTAGACGTGGCTTCCATTTATACACAAGGACGACTTGGACTGAGTCATGGTCTGACCCCTGAGAGACTCCATCGCAACGTTTGATCGAGAGAGGGCCGTTGTGATTTTGCTGGCTTCGTCGCTCAGGGCTCGCTTGTGTGTGAGAACCTTTGTGGTGTGTTGACTGGTGAGAACTGTGggaacaaagacagaacatgaaaataaattaaatgctTCAGGATTACACCTTCTTTACTAtaaacattatgattgacaggtAAGTCTGCCTTATGATTGGTCGGGTGCTTGCATTAGACGTACAGTGCAAAATGGCGGCACCTGTATCCAGGAAGAACTGGAgacaagtcgtccatctttatattcagtctacgGATGAGCTGATGagtatttttcttctgtgtaaTGTCCATTAATAAAGTATTTTGGTCACAATAACCACATTTAGAGGATTGATGTTGGTCGAAGTGATCATTAATAAAACAGTTACCAGCCTCTCTTTCATACACGTGTATATGATGTCAGCGCTCACCTTTTTTAGCTAAGTCTGCCTCTCCATAGTGGGCGTCCACTCTCACTTTGCTTGTGTAGATGGGCGAGCTGGGGGGGTCCGACAGCAGATCCAGACTGGGTGGGGGGCCGGGGTTGTCACTGGCCATGGAAGACAAACTGCTGTCTGAAGCCAGCGATGAGCACGACCTGGTGTCGGACGACTTGCGCAGCTTCCCTTTGAAGAAATCCTTCACcttgctcctcttctcctctgctacCGCCACGTCTCGAGACTCCATCACCACCACTCCTCCGCCCCCCTCTCCGAACGGCTGCCCCAGGGATCCGGACAGGGCAGCGAAGCGGCCCGGCACGATGGCCGAGGAAGACTCCACatcccccctcttcctccccgtGACGCGATCCTTCAGCTTCCCAAAGGCAGAGCGAGGTTTGTCCTTGATGGTGAGGTCGAACATACTGGCTGTCATGTTGTTGCGGGTGAACTGCACCGTCACCTGAAGTTCACCacgctccttctccttccttcctgccTTGGAGTTGAGCTTGAACCATCTggataaataacagaaaagagACAATCCCATATGAATACATCACTTTGGCAGAATATGTGATACAAAgcattggatttggctgcaacactgtttacccctgaaactccaagaGTCTcttatggactcaaacacttcacccacccctccatcggcatagtggtgagtagataatgagggaattttcatttctgggtgaactatccctttaaagcaTTGTGTTATTTGACCATTCGCTGggacaaaacaagcaacaacaaaaagcaCTGATTTCTTTTGGCAGTGTTTTCCACATGTTACATAATCTGGAAATAATGCTTGGGGATTACACTTTTCAAAAATCTCTCTGACACGTCTCAGAGCAGGAAAACACGACCCAAATTCCTCTGTGTCCACCCGCCTACACGCGGTATGAACGTGTGTATGTGAAACATGAACAATATGAGGAGCCAGCCAATGAAATGGTGCCTCCCGCGCCCTCTGTGTGGACCAGAGAAAGTGTTTCAGAGCCAAAACTAACAGCAGGACTTCAGTGTGAGTTTCACCGAgcgtggagggagagagagagagagagagggcggagAAGCCACAATTCAATCCAGATGTGTTGAACGCTCCGCTCCAGAGTGTGTATGTGGAGATGTTTCACATATTACTGCCGAGTCCTGTTACGTCACCATGTGGCACAGCGGAGTTCCACAAAGACTCATAATAAGATAAATTGGAGAACGTTttcaataaaagcaacaaaagaacGTATTGTTCAGTGTGTAGCTCAGTCACAGATGGTGATAGTAACAACAGAGAGGATTTGTTATATTCACTGAGCGAAATTTgacaaatattcagttttaatgACCTTAAACCCTCATGTGTCCAACTGGTGGTCAGGAGGTTTTCATTTGTCTGGATGAGAAGAAGTTGCTGTGATAactaaatcataaataaaactggAACAGCACTGAGAGAACTGCATCTCGATCTTTTGACTGATGGTCTGGTCTGTTGgtaaaggcaaaaaaaacacaaagatacaTGAAAAACGTTTGTGTTCTTCATGTACCTTTGtgtcagtccccttaacatgcctgattatttttcatccagatccatgaattactctgagaattcagcaaaaaaaaaaggccctGATAAACAAATTCCaggatccaccccctgatcccgatctgcaccaaaatgtaacggGAGCTTCCCTGACGGAAATtgctcaataaaaaaatgtcaaataaaagtttttaacACTACGTTCAGTTGGGCGACGTAGTGTTTCAGTCACTTCACTTCAAATCCTGGTAACCAAGGTAAATACTATTCTGAAAAGCATTCTAACTGCCCTCAAAGCAGCTGAGAAAGCCGCCGATCTAAAACAAAAACCTACTGAACCCTGTAAACGACACAGACTAAACTACACATCATCAGTCTGAGATGTACAAGCACCCAGCTGCAGCACTGGCTCAGCATTCATTTCAAGAATTTCAGGGAACTCTGACTTTGCATGAACATATTTAGCTGTtattctctgtctccctgcagtTTTCAGAGCTGAACCTCTCAGACCACATCTCTGTACTGTTAAATCTGAGCTCAGGCACCAACGGTGGGTTTCTATCTCACTTTCTAAAGCCACAGCTGCATACAGGAGCACAGAGTGGGGTGATGATGTTGTTAGAAGACAGGAAGGACACAGTGTCATATACGATCGTAGGTGATCCATCAACAGATACTTAAAAGTACACATATAGATAGAGTATATTAGCTAtaccattaaaaatgtaatagtaAGTGCATGTGGGGAAATTAAGTCACCCAGTGGAATCTGTGTCTCATCATGTGGAtttgcagtgcattgtgggtactGCTGCTGGAGTGTATATCAGTCTAGGAGAGGAGAATTCAATGATGCATTTAGGGATCAAGCTTTGTCAATTTTCTAAATTGACCA
The Hippoglossus stenolepis isolate QCI-W04-F060 chromosome 7, HSTE1.2, whole genome shotgun sequence genome window above contains:
- the LOC118112543 gene encoding uncharacterized protein LOC118112543 → MRLRFGFRVRIGFRFSLEAACILPTSDLSSVCVCVCVFLFKLCGIPVCVCGPAAGGGRVVITAQQQQQISDGATCLAAAALTRFALSEFADDPRSLELNQGRRADTDLGETPTGPAHVGDFLQRRLLFLRRADTGARWGGNDPDHRVTRHRDSFTATFPCIGANMMSLIDLDDDQRWVPTHVNVTVLRARGLRTKGKHGSRYLYTIIQVGKEKYTTGLVEKAALPEWSEECCFELLPGILEDGGRSAYPPGSGDLVLTVMHRVLIGLDVFLGQTIIPLDQIFQEGMCPRDEWFKLNSKAGRKEKERGELQVTVQFTRNNMTASMFDLTIKDKPRSAFGKLKDRVTGRKRGDVESSSAIVPGRFAALSGSLGQPFGEGGGGVVVMESRDVAVAEEKRSKVKDFFKGKLRKSSDTRSCSSLASDSSLSSMASDNPGPPPSLDLLSDPPSSPIYTSKVRVDAHYGEADLAKKVLTSQHTTKVLTHKRALSDEASKITTALSRSNVAMESLRGQTMTQSKSSLCINGSHVYDSEPSTPKSSGALPSKLVLQEKCSPLSRSLQNLTKRSEDKGSFAEGRRWSFDKTRKEEEKEARASFPPTQPAQSDGRTTQAAAPTVSSASSSPEKGRKLRKTLFSGGRSESLPAKSDLNQAASSSEGRLRGWFGSGDSQNKPRLEVSPKVESSSDVPPPLPPLSPAPPQYSSPSGHISPDDRTQSRPLTPSTSPSSAPISPSNPFLPQMQRNPFFEELLAEESQTSPPLAPCSPSSGLSPFHYTTLPCAPSPAHDAHATKMASIRRERPRPVGRQISLPALLPKAATPNSHNHASRSMSESAGEWDDFFDALASSRLNSPTGSVPQKRLRTSPSFDTCSYAVNNHAQGLQTCEEQPPPLPPRRLLRTTLSEIYSDGWLHRGQELAVHKEAYLLSQTGVASLQHGREAECKRNGSSPDPQTSSETSDSPSVPSEQRADATSPGLVPEEKQKKFKYEPLEYDADCWGGMLFEQDLYGRMCRGNYGKLTANNHRLPLNAEESDGTNITFKISAPEMLLDSEISVKDVMNLPTTTSPGPDVKMDGPSAPVEAVAESKTNDTTCTNNNVSFLSGDLNMNVNNLDFTFIDSDGSSQSEAVDTLKGVSSLGAISPQQTEDSLTVYHAETAPEDLFTLKDTYIPEMNSSFEINASSKRCKVSPALQDCHWELNNLLPRDQSRANDSGEIAALSSQNQTSSDLHVEFRDDKTRNNGNSQKTQKDIDDNGNPEAQLASHQQTEVFSGVVSARFRPKGLSRQSSCSSPSSQSQSGDREFEQLLSLVQNISQVGNGQLLYQPSKSSTDLPVNSTGRPKTSKVNKMSLLTKYCVTGIPSEVSFEDLHAKVAPSSRSPTKPDPSPYSIPFAPSLSNATTTANDTQAKLHPTPLCCPPIHLSSMGPGAGASTTLVVAPYTSTTSSSFSTTFATDPPLVDARHSLFPEETQPANNLPRQESRPHPVKPLTSSQSEKKEGRSVLEKLKSTIHPGRGAAHQAAAEAERSQEVPVDNSAQYQHLTNMELISLLLQQEMDMQKQQAASERQEAQLGKCEGELKKVKAQMRDLEDYIDNLLLRIMEQTPTLLQVRTRHK